In Choloepus didactylus isolate mChoDid1 chromosome 18, mChoDid1.pri, whole genome shotgun sequence, a single genomic region encodes these proteins:
- the KAT2A gene encoding histone acetyltransferase KAT2A isoform X1 codes for MAEASQAPTATLVAQPRPLQSPAPAPTPTPAPSSASAPVPTPAPAPVSAAAPAGSTGTGGTGVGSGGTGSGGDPARPGLSQQQRASQRKAQVRGLPRAKKLEKLGVFSACKANETCKCNGWKNPKPPTAPRMDLQQPAANLSELCRSCEHPLADHVSHLENVSEDEINRLLGMVVDVENLFMSVHKEEDTDTKQVYFYLFKLLRKCILQMTRPVVEGSLGSPPFEKPNIEQGVLNFVQYKFSHLAPRERQTMFELSKMFLLCLNYWKLETPAQFRQRSQAEDVATYKVNYTRWLCYCHVPQSCDSLPRYETTHVFGRSLLRSIFTVTRRQLLEKFRVEKDKLVPEKRTLILTHFPKIDIIHCFPRGLDTASESFPPQHSKKPELTPEGSTLGWRDRAVGQTMPSRRFLSMLEEEIYGASSPIWESGFTMPPSEGTQLVPRPATVSAAVVPSAPIFSPTMGGGSNSSLSLDSGGAEPMPAGEKRKLPENLTLEDAKRLRVMGDIPMELVNEVMLTITDPAAMLGPETSLLSANAARDETARLEERRGIIEFHVIGNSLTPKANRRVLLWLVGLQNVFSHQLPRMPKEYIARLVFDPKHKTLALIKDGRVIGGICFRMFPTQGFTEIVFCAVTSNEQVKGYGTHLMNHLKEYHIKHNILYFLTYADEYAIGYFKKQGFSKDIKVPKSRYLGYIKDYEGATLMECELNPRIPYTELSHIIKKQKEIIKKLIERKQAQIRKVYPGLSCFKEGVRQIPVESVPGIRETGWKPLGKEKGKELKDPDQLYTTLKNLLAQIKSHPSAWPFMEPVKKSEAPDYYEVIRFPIDLKTMTERLRSRYYVTRKLFVADLQRVIANCREYNPPDSEYCRCASALEKFFYFKLKEGGLIDK; via the exons ATGGCGGAAGCTTCCCAGGCCCCGACCGCGACCCTGGTTGCGCAGCCCCGTCCCCTtcagtccccagcccctgccccaacTCCTACTCCTGCCCCCAGCTCGGCTTCGGCTCCAGTTCCCACCCCGGCACCAGCCCCCGTCTCAGCTGCAGCCCCAGCCGGGAGCACAGGGACTGGGGGGACTGGAGTAGGAAGTGGGGGGACCGGGAGCGGGGGGGATCCGGCTCGACCTGGCCTGAGCCAGCAGCAACGTGCCAGCCAGAGGAAAGCGCAAGTCCGGGGGCTGCCGCGCGCCAAGAAGCTTGAGAAGCTAGGGGTCTTCTCTGCTTGCAag GCCAATGAGACCTGCAAGTGTAATGGCTGGAAAAACCCCAAGCCCCCCACGGCACCCCGCATGGACCTGCAGCAGCCAGCCGCCAACCTGAGTGAGCTGTGCCGCAGCTGTGAGCATCCCTTGG CGGACCACGTGTCCCACCTGGAGAATGTGTCCGAGGATGAGATTAACCGGCTGCTGGGGATGGTGGTAGATGTGGAGAACCTGTTCATGTCTGTTCACAAGGAGGAGGACACGGACACCAAGCAGGTGTATTTCTACCTCTTCAAG cTCCTGCGGAAATGCATCCTGCAGATGACACGGCCTGTGGTGGAGGGGTCCCTGGGCAGTCCCCCATTTGAGAAGCCTAATATTGAGcag GGCGTGCTGAACTTTGTGCAGTACAAGTTCAGCCACCTGGCTCCCCGGGAGCGGCAGACGATGTTCGAGCTCTCAAAGATGTTCCTGCTCTGCCTTAACTACTGGAAGCTTGAGACGCCAGCCCAGTTTCGGCAGAGGTCCCAGGCTGAGGACGTGGCCACCTACAAGGTCAATTACACCAG ATGGCTCTGTTACTGCCACGTGCCCCAGAGCTGCGACAGCCTCCCCCGCTATGAGACCACTCATGTCTTTGGGCGAAGCCTCCTCCGCTCCATCTTCACCGTTACCCGCCGGCAGCTGCTAGAGAAGTTCCGAGTGGAGAAGGACAAGCTGGTACCCGAGAAGAGGACCCTGATCCTCACCCACTTCCCCAA GATAGACATTATTCATTGTTTCCCACGGGGCCTGGACACAGCCTCAGAGTCCTTCCCACCACAGCACTCCAAGAAACCAGAGCTTACACCTGAG GGCTCCACTCTTGGCTGGAGGGACAGAGCTGTGGGACAGACTATGCCCTCCCGCAGATTCCTGTCCATGCTGGAGGAGGAGATCTATGGGGCCAGCTCACCCATCTGGGAGTCAGGCTTCACCATGCCACCCTCAGAGGGAACACAGCTGGTGCCCAGGCCGG ccacgGTCAGTGCGGCAGTTGTTCCCAGCGCCCCCATTTTCAGCCCCACCATGGGTGGGGGCAGCAACAGCTCCCTGAGCCTGGATTCTGGAGGGGCTGAACCCATGCCAG CAGGTGAGAAGAGGAAGCTCCCAGAGAACCTGACCCTGGAGGATGCCAAGCGGCTCCGTGTGATGGGCGACATCCCCATGGAGCTGGTCAACGAGGTCATGCTGACCATCACTGACCCTGCCGCCATGCTGGGGCCCGAG ACCAGCCTGCTGTCAGCCAACGCGGCCCGGGATGAGACAGCCCGCCTGGAGGAGCGCCGCGGCATCATTGAGTTCCACGTCATCGGCAACTCGCTGACGCCCAAGGCCAATCGGCGGGTGTTGCTCTGGCTCGTGGGGCTGCAGAACGTCTTCTCCCACCAGCTGCCGCGCATGCCCAAGGAGTATATCGCCCGCCTCGTCTTTGACCC GAAGCACAAGACCCTGGCCTTGATCAAGGACGGGCGGGTCATCGGTGGGATCTGCTTCCGCATGTTTCCCACCCAGGGCTTCACCGAGATTGTCTTCTGTGCAGTCACCTCAAATGAGCAGGTCAAG GGCTATGGCACTCACCTGATGAACCACCTGAAGGAGTATCACATCAAACACAACATTCTCTACTTCCTCACCTACGCCGACGAGTACGCCATTGGCTACTTCAAAAAGCAG GGCTTCTCCAAGGACATCAAGGTTCCTAAGAGCCGCTACCTGGGCTACATCAAGGACTATGAGGGCGCAACCCTGATGGAGTGTGAGCTGAATCCCCGGATCCCCTACACAGAGCTGTCCCACATCATCAAGAAGCAGAAGGag ATCATCAAGAAGTTGATAGAGCGCAAACAGGCCCAGATCCGCAAGGTCTACCCCGGGCTCAGCTGCTTCAAGGAGGGTGTGAGGCAGATCCCTGTGGAGAGTGTCCCTGGCATCC GAGAGACAGGCTGGAAGCCGTTAGGGAAGGAGAAGGG GAAGGAGCTGAAGGACCCTGACCAGCTCTACACAACCCTCAAAAACCTGCTGGCCCAGATCAAG TCACACCCCAGTGCCTGGCCCTTCATGGAGCCTGTGAAGAAGTCGGAGGCCCCTGACTACTATGAGGTCATCCGCTTCCccattg ACCTGAAGACCATGACGGAGCGGCTGCGCAGCCGCTACTATGTGACCCGGAAGCTCTTTGTGGCTGACCTGCAGCGAGTCATCGCCAACTGCCGCGAGTACAACCCCCCAGACAGCGAGTACTGCCGCTGCGCCAGTGCCCTGGAGAAATTCTTCTACTTCAAGCTCAAGGAGGGGGGGCTCATTGACAAGTAG
- the KAT2A gene encoding histone acetyltransferase KAT2A isoform X3, translating to MAEASQAPTATLVAQPRPLQSPAPAPTPTPAPSSASAPVPTPAPAPVSAAAPAGSTGTGGTGVGSGGTGSGGDPARPGLSQQQRASQRKAQVRGLPRAKKLEKLGVFSACKANETCKCNGWKNPKPPTAPRMDLQQPAANLSELCRSCEHPLADHVSHLENVSEDEINRLLGMVVDVENLFMSVHKEEDTDTKQVYFYLFKLLRKCILQMTRPVVEGSLGSPPFEKPNIEQGVLNFVQYKFSHLAPRERQTMFELSKMFLLCLNYWKLETPAQFRQRSQAEDVATYKVNYTRWLCYCHVPQSCDSLPRYETTHVFGRSLLRSIFTVTRRQLLEKFRVEKDKLVPEKRTLILTHFPKFLSMLEEEIYGASSPIWESGFTMPPSEGTQLVPRPATVSAAVVPSAPIFSPTMGGGSNSSLSLDSGGAEPMPAGEKRKLPENLTLEDAKRLRVMGDIPMELVNEVMLTITDPAAMLGPETSLLSANAARDETARLEERRGIIEFHVIGNSLTPKANRRVLLWLVGLQNVFSHQLPRMPKEYIARLVFDPKHKTLALIKDGRVIGGICFRMFPTQGFTEIVFCAVTSNEQVKGYGTHLMNHLKEYHIKHNILYFLTYADEYAIGYFKKQGFSKDIKVPKSRYLGYIKDYEGATLMECELNPRIPYTELSHIIKKQKEIIKKLIERKQAQIRKVYPGLSCFKEGVRQIPVESVPGIRETGWKPLGKEKGKELKDPDQLYTTLKNLLAQIKSHPSAWPFMEPVKKSEAPDYYEVIRFPIDLKTMTERLRSRYYVTRKLFVADLQRVIANCREYNPPDSEYCRCASALEKFFYFKLKEGGLIDK from the exons ATGGCGGAAGCTTCCCAGGCCCCGACCGCGACCCTGGTTGCGCAGCCCCGTCCCCTtcagtccccagcccctgccccaacTCCTACTCCTGCCCCCAGCTCGGCTTCGGCTCCAGTTCCCACCCCGGCACCAGCCCCCGTCTCAGCTGCAGCCCCAGCCGGGAGCACAGGGACTGGGGGGACTGGAGTAGGAAGTGGGGGGACCGGGAGCGGGGGGGATCCGGCTCGACCTGGCCTGAGCCAGCAGCAACGTGCCAGCCAGAGGAAAGCGCAAGTCCGGGGGCTGCCGCGCGCCAAGAAGCTTGAGAAGCTAGGGGTCTTCTCTGCTTGCAag GCCAATGAGACCTGCAAGTGTAATGGCTGGAAAAACCCCAAGCCCCCCACGGCACCCCGCATGGACCTGCAGCAGCCAGCCGCCAACCTGAGTGAGCTGTGCCGCAGCTGTGAGCATCCCTTGG CGGACCACGTGTCCCACCTGGAGAATGTGTCCGAGGATGAGATTAACCGGCTGCTGGGGATGGTGGTAGATGTGGAGAACCTGTTCATGTCTGTTCACAAGGAGGAGGACACGGACACCAAGCAGGTGTATTTCTACCTCTTCAAG cTCCTGCGGAAATGCATCCTGCAGATGACACGGCCTGTGGTGGAGGGGTCCCTGGGCAGTCCCCCATTTGAGAAGCCTAATATTGAGcag GGCGTGCTGAACTTTGTGCAGTACAAGTTCAGCCACCTGGCTCCCCGGGAGCGGCAGACGATGTTCGAGCTCTCAAAGATGTTCCTGCTCTGCCTTAACTACTGGAAGCTTGAGACGCCAGCCCAGTTTCGGCAGAGGTCCCAGGCTGAGGACGTGGCCACCTACAAGGTCAATTACACCAG ATGGCTCTGTTACTGCCACGTGCCCCAGAGCTGCGACAGCCTCCCCCGCTATGAGACCACTCATGTCTTTGGGCGAAGCCTCCTCCGCTCCATCTTCACCGTTACCCGCCGGCAGCTGCTAGAGAAGTTCCGAGTGGAGAAGGACAAGCTGGTACCCGAGAAGAGGACCCTGATCCTCACCCACTTCCCCAA ATTCCTGTCCATGCTGGAGGAGGAGATCTATGGGGCCAGCTCACCCATCTGGGAGTCAGGCTTCACCATGCCACCCTCAGAGGGAACACAGCTGGTGCCCAGGCCGG ccacgGTCAGTGCGGCAGTTGTTCCCAGCGCCCCCATTTTCAGCCCCACCATGGGTGGGGGCAGCAACAGCTCCCTGAGCCTGGATTCTGGAGGGGCTGAACCCATGCCAG CAGGTGAGAAGAGGAAGCTCCCAGAGAACCTGACCCTGGAGGATGCCAAGCGGCTCCGTGTGATGGGCGACATCCCCATGGAGCTGGTCAACGAGGTCATGCTGACCATCACTGACCCTGCCGCCATGCTGGGGCCCGAG ACCAGCCTGCTGTCAGCCAACGCGGCCCGGGATGAGACAGCCCGCCTGGAGGAGCGCCGCGGCATCATTGAGTTCCACGTCATCGGCAACTCGCTGACGCCCAAGGCCAATCGGCGGGTGTTGCTCTGGCTCGTGGGGCTGCAGAACGTCTTCTCCCACCAGCTGCCGCGCATGCCCAAGGAGTATATCGCCCGCCTCGTCTTTGACCC GAAGCACAAGACCCTGGCCTTGATCAAGGACGGGCGGGTCATCGGTGGGATCTGCTTCCGCATGTTTCCCACCCAGGGCTTCACCGAGATTGTCTTCTGTGCAGTCACCTCAAATGAGCAGGTCAAG GGCTATGGCACTCACCTGATGAACCACCTGAAGGAGTATCACATCAAACACAACATTCTCTACTTCCTCACCTACGCCGACGAGTACGCCATTGGCTACTTCAAAAAGCAG GGCTTCTCCAAGGACATCAAGGTTCCTAAGAGCCGCTACCTGGGCTACATCAAGGACTATGAGGGCGCAACCCTGATGGAGTGTGAGCTGAATCCCCGGATCCCCTACACAGAGCTGTCCCACATCATCAAGAAGCAGAAGGag ATCATCAAGAAGTTGATAGAGCGCAAACAGGCCCAGATCCGCAAGGTCTACCCCGGGCTCAGCTGCTTCAAGGAGGGTGTGAGGCAGATCCCTGTGGAGAGTGTCCCTGGCATCC GAGAGACAGGCTGGAAGCCGTTAGGGAAGGAGAAGGG GAAGGAGCTGAAGGACCCTGACCAGCTCTACACAACCCTCAAAAACCTGCTGGCCCAGATCAAG TCACACCCCAGTGCCTGGCCCTTCATGGAGCCTGTGAAGAAGTCGGAGGCCCCTGACTACTATGAGGTCATCCGCTTCCccattg ACCTGAAGACCATGACGGAGCGGCTGCGCAGCCGCTACTATGTGACCCGGAAGCTCTTTGTGGCTGACCTGCAGCGAGTCATCGCCAACTGCCGCGAGTACAACCCCCCAGACAGCGAGTACTGCCGCTGCGCCAGTGCCCTGGAGAAATTCTTCTACTTCAAGCTCAAGGAGGGGGGGCTCATTGACAAGTAG
- the KAT2A gene encoding histone acetyltransferase KAT2A isoform X2: MAEASQAPTATLVAQPRPLQSPAPAPTPTPAPSSASAPVPTPAPAPVSAAAPAGSTGTGGTGVGSGGTGSGGDPARPGLSQQQRASQRKAQVRGLPRAKKLEKLGVFSACKANETCKCNGWKNPKPPTAPRMDLQQPAANLSELCRSCEHPLADHVSHLENVSEDEINRLLGMVVDVENLFMSVHKEEDTDTKQVYFYLFKLLRKCILQMTRPVVEGSLGSPPFEKPNIEQGVLNFVQYKFSHLAPRERQTMFELSKMFLLCLNYWKLETPAQFRQRSQAEDVATYKVNYTRWLCYCHVPQSCDSLPRYETTHVFGRSLLRSIFTVTRRQLLEKFRVEKDKLVPEKRTLILTHFPKIDIIHCFPRGLDTASESFPPQHSKKPELTPEGSTLGWRDRAVGQTMPSRRFLSMLEEEIYGASSPIWESGFTMPPSEGTQLVPRPATVSAAVVPSAPIFSPTMGGGSNSSLSLDSGGAEPMPGEKRKLPENLTLEDAKRLRVMGDIPMELVNEVMLTITDPAAMLGPETSLLSANAARDETARLEERRGIIEFHVIGNSLTPKANRRVLLWLVGLQNVFSHQLPRMPKEYIARLVFDPKHKTLALIKDGRVIGGICFRMFPTQGFTEIVFCAVTSNEQVKGYGTHLMNHLKEYHIKHNILYFLTYADEYAIGYFKKQGFSKDIKVPKSRYLGYIKDYEGATLMECELNPRIPYTELSHIIKKQKEIIKKLIERKQAQIRKVYPGLSCFKEGVRQIPVESVPGIRETGWKPLGKEKGKELKDPDQLYTTLKNLLAQIKSHPSAWPFMEPVKKSEAPDYYEVIRFPIDLKTMTERLRSRYYVTRKLFVADLQRVIANCREYNPPDSEYCRCASALEKFFYFKLKEGGLIDK; this comes from the exons ATGGCGGAAGCTTCCCAGGCCCCGACCGCGACCCTGGTTGCGCAGCCCCGTCCCCTtcagtccccagcccctgccccaacTCCTACTCCTGCCCCCAGCTCGGCTTCGGCTCCAGTTCCCACCCCGGCACCAGCCCCCGTCTCAGCTGCAGCCCCAGCCGGGAGCACAGGGACTGGGGGGACTGGAGTAGGAAGTGGGGGGACCGGGAGCGGGGGGGATCCGGCTCGACCTGGCCTGAGCCAGCAGCAACGTGCCAGCCAGAGGAAAGCGCAAGTCCGGGGGCTGCCGCGCGCCAAGAAGCTTGAGAAGCTAGGGGTCTTCTCTGCTTGCAag GCCAATGAGACCTGCAAGTGTAATGGCTGGAAAAACCCCAAGCCCCCCACGGCACCCCGCATGGACCTGCAGCAGCCAGCCGCCAACCTGAGTGAGCTGTGCCGCAGCTGTGAGCATCCCTTGG CGGACCACGTGTCCCACCTGGAGAATGTGTCCGAGGATGAGATTAACCGGCTGCTGGGGATGGTGGTAGATGTGGAGAACCTGTTCATGTCTGTTCACAAGGAGGAGGACACGGACACCAAGCAGGTGTATTTCTACCTCTTCAAG cTCCTGCGGAAATGCATCCTGCAGATGACACGGCCTGTGGTGGAGGGGTCCCTGGGCAGTCCCCCATTTGAGAAGCCTAATATTGAGcag GGCGTGCTGAACTTTGTGCAGTACAAGTTCAGCCACCTGGCTCCCCGGGAGCGGCAGACGATGTTCGAGCTCTCAAAGATGTTCCTGCTCTGCCTTAACTACTGGAAGCTTGAGACGCCAGCCCAGTTTCGGCAGAGGTCCCAGGCTGAGGACGTGGCCACCTACAAGGTCAATTACACCAG ATGGCTCTGTTACTGCCACGTGCCCCAGAGCTGCGACAGCCTCCCCCGCTATGAGACCACTCATGTCTTTGGGCGAAGCCTCCTCCGCTCCATCTTCACCGTTACCCGCCGGCAGCTGCTAGAGAAGTTCCGAGTGGAGAAGGACAAGCTGGTACCCGAGAAGAGGACCCTGATCCTCACCCACTTCCCCAA GATAGACATTATTCATTGTTTCCCACGGGGCCTGGACACAGCCTCAGAGTCCTTCCCACCACAGCACTCCAAGAAACCAGAGCTTACACCTGAG GGCTCCACTCTTGGCTGGAGGGACAGAGCTGTGGGACAGACTATGCCCTCCCGCAGATTCCTGTCCATGCTGGAGGAGGAGATCTATGGGGCCAGCTCACCCATCTGGGAGTCAGGCTTCACCATGCCACCCTCAGAGGGAACACAGCTGGTGCCCAGGCCGG ccacgGTCAGTGCGGCAGTTGTTCCCAGCGCCCCCATTTTCAGCCCCACCATGGGTGGGGGCAGCAACAGCTCCCTGAGCCTGGATTCTGGAGGGGCTGAACCCATGCCAG GTGAGAAGAGGAAGCTCCCAGAGAACCTGACCCTGGAGGATGCCAAGCGGCTCCGTGTGATGGGCGACATCCCCATGGAGCTGGTCAACGAGGTCATGCTGACCATCACTGACCCTGCCGCCATGCTGGGGCCCGAG ACCAGCCTGCTGTCAGCCAACGCGGCCCGGGATGAGACAGCCCGCCTGGAGGAGCGCCGCGGCATCATTGAGTTCCACGTCATCGGCAACTCGCTGACGCCCAAGGCCAATCGGCGGGTGTTGCTCTGGCTCGTGGGGCTGCAGAACGTCTTCTCCCACCAGCTGCCGCGCATGCCCAAGGAGTATATCGCCCGCCTCGTCTTTGACCC GAAGCACAAGACCCTGGCCTTGATCAAGGACGGGCGGGTCATCGGTGGGATCTGCTTCCGCATGTTTCCCACCCAGGGCTTCACCGAGATTGTCTTCTGTGCAGTCACCTCAAATGAGCAGGTCAAG GGCTATGGCACTCACCTGATGAACCACCTGAAGGAGTATCACATCAAACACAACATTCTCTACTTCCTCACCTACGCCGACGAGTACGCCATTGGCTACTTCAAAAAGCAG GGCTTCTCCAAGGACATCAAGGTTCCTAAGAGCCGCTACCTGGGCTACATCAAGGACTATGAGGGCGCAACCCTGATGGAGTGTGAGCTGAATCCCCGGATCCCCTACACAGAGCTGTCCCACATCATCAAGAAGCAGAAGGag ATCATCAAGAAGTTGATAGAGCGCAAACAGGCCCAGATCCGCAAGGTCTACCCCGGGCTCAGCTGCTTCAAGGAGGGTGTGAGGCAGATCCCTGTGGAGAGTGTCCCTGGCATCC GAGAGACAGGCTGGAAGCCGTTAGGGAAGGAGAAGGG GAAGGAGCTGAAGGACCCTGACCAGCTCTACACAACCCTCAAAAACCTGCTGGCCCAGATCAAG TCACACCCCAGTGCCTGGCCCTTCATGGAGCCTGTGAAGAAGTCGGAGGCCCCTGACTACTATGAGGTCATCCGCTTCCccattg ACCTGAAGACCATGACGGAGCGGCTGCGCAGCCGCTACTATGTGACCCGGAAGCTCTTTGTGGCTGACCTGCAGCGAGTCATCGCCAACTGCCGCGAGTACAACCCCCCAGACAGCGAGTACTGCCGCTGCGCCAGTGCCCTGGAGAAATTCTTCTACTTCAAGCTCAAGGAGGGGGGGCTCATTGACAAGTAG
- the KAT2A gene encoding histone acetyltransferase KAT2A isoform X4, with protein MAEASQAPTATLVAQPRPLQSPAPAPTPTPAPSSASAPVPTPAPAPVSAAAPAGSTGTGGTGVGSGGTGSGGDPARPGLSQQQRASQRKAQVRGLPRAKKLEKLGVFSACKANETCKCNGWKNPKPPTAPRMDLQQPAANLSELCRSCEHPLADHVSHLENVSEDEINRLLGMVVDVENLFMSVHKEEDTDTKQVYFYLFKLLRKCILQMTRPVVEGSLGSPPFEKPNIEQGVLNFVQYKFSHLAPRERQTMFELSKMFLLCLNYWKLETPAQFRQRSQAEDVATYKVNYTRWLCYCHVPQSCDSLPRYETTHVFGRSLLRSIFTVTRRQLLEKFRVEKDKLVPEKRTLILTHFPKFLSMLEEEIYGASSPIWESGFTMPPSEGTQLVPRPATVSAAVVPSAPIFSPTMGGGSNSSLSLDSGGAEPMPGEKRKLPENLTLEDAKRLRVMGDIPMELVNEVMLTITDPAAMLGPETSLLSANAARDETARLEERRGIIEFHVIGNSLTPKANRRVLLWLVGLQNVFSHQLPRMPKEYIARLVFDPKHKTLALIKDGRVIGGICFRMFPTQGFTEIVFCAVTSNEQVKGYGTHLMNHLKEYHIKHNILYFLTYADEYAIGYFKKQGFSKDIKVPKSRYLGYIKDYEGATLMECELNPRIPYTELSHIIKKQKEIIKKLIERKQAQIRKVYPGLSCFKEGVRQIPVESVPGIRETGWKPLGKEKGKELKDPDQLYTTLKNLLAQIKSHPSAWPFMEPVKKSEAPDYYEVIRFPIDLKTMTERLRSRYYVTRKLFVADLQRVIANCREYNPPDSEYCRCASALEKFFYFKLKEGGLIDK; from the exons ATGGCGGAAGCTTCCCAGGCCCCGACCGCGACCCTGGTTGCGCAGCCCCGTCCCCTtcagtccccagcccctgccccaacTCCTACTCCTGCCCCCAGCTCGGCTTCGGCTCCAGTTCCCACCCCGGCACCAGCCCCCGTCTCAGCTGCAGCCCCAGCCGGGAGCACAGGGACTGGGGGGACTGGAGTAGGAAGTGGGGGGACCGGGAGCGGGGGGGATCCGGCTCGACCTGGCCTGAGCCAGCAGCAACGTGCCAGCCAGAGGAAAGCGCAAGTCCGGGGGCTGCCGCGCGCCAAGAAGCTTGAGAAGCTAGGGGTCTTCTCTGCTTGCAag GCCAATGAGACCTGCAAGTGTAATGGCTGGAAAAACCCCAAGCCCCCCACGGCACCCCGCATGGACCTGCAGCAGCCAGCCGCCAACCTGAGTGAGCTGTGCCGCAGCTGTGAGCATCCCTTGG CGGACCACGTGTCCCACCTGGAGAATGTGTCCGAGGATGAGATTAACCGGCTGCTGGGGATGGTGGTAGATGTGGAGAACCTGTTCATGTCTGTTCACAAGGAGGAGGACACGGACACCAAGCAGGTGTATTTCTACCTCTTCAAG cTCCTGCGGAAATGCATCCTGCAGATGACACGGCCTGTGGTGGAGGGGTCCCTGGGCAGTCCCCCATTTGAGAAGCCTAATATTGAGcag GGCGTGCTGAACTTTGTGCAGTACAAGTTCAGCCACCTGGCTCCCCGGGAGCGGCAGACGATGTTCGAGCTCTCAAAGATGTTCCTGCTCTGCCTTAACTACTGGAAGCTTGAGACGCCAGCCCAGTTTCGGCAGAGGTCCCAGGCTGAGGACGTGGCCACCTACAAGGTCAATTACACCAG ATGGCTCTGTTACTGCCACGTGCCCCAGAGCTGCGACAGCCTCCCCCGCTATGAGACCACTCATGTCTTTGGGCGAAGCCTCCTCCGCTCCATCTTCACCGTTACCCGCCGGCAGCTGCTAGAGAAGTTCCGAGTGGAGAAGGACAAGCTGGTACCCGAGAAGAGGACCCTGATCCTCACCCACTTCCCCAA ATTCCTGTCCATGCTGGAGGAGGAGATCTATGGGGCCAGCTCACCCATCTGGGAGTCAGGCTTCACCATGCCACCCTCAGAGGGAACACAGCTGGTGCCCAGGCCGG ccacgGTCAGTGCGGCAGTTGTTCCCAGCGCCCCCATTTTCAGCCCCACCATGGGTGGGGGCAGCAACAGCTCCCTGAGCCTGGATTCTGGAGGGGCTGAACCCATGCCAG GTGAGAAGAGGAAGCTCCCAGAGAACCTGACCCTGGAGGATGCCAAGCGGCTCCGTGTGATGGGCGACATCCCCATGGAGCTGGTCAACGAGGTCATGCTGACCATCACTGACCCTGCCGCCATGCTGGGGCCCGAG ACCAGCCTGCTGTCAGCCAACGCGGCCCGGGATGAGACAGCCCGCCTGGAGGAGCGCCGCGGCATCATTGAGTTCCACGTCATCGGCAACTCGCTGACGCCCAAGGCCAATCGGCGGGTGTTGCTCTGGCTCGTGGGGCTGCAGAACGTCTTCTCCCACCAGCTGCCGCGCATGCCCAAGGAGTATATCGCCCGCCTCGTCTTTGACCC GAAGCACAAGACCCTGGCCTTGATCAAGGACGGGCGGGTCATCGGTGGGATCTGCTTCCGCATGTTTCCCACCCAGGGCTTCACCGAGATTGTCTTCTGTGCAGTCACCTCAAATGAGCAGGTCAAG GGCTATGGCACTCACCTGATGAACCACCTGAAGGAGTATCACATCAAACACAACATTCTCTACTTCCTCACCTACGCCGACGAGTACGCCATTGGCTACTTCAAAAAGCAG GGCTTCTCCAAGGACATCAAGGTTCCTAAGAGCCGCTACCTGGGCTACATCAAGGACTATGAGGGCGCAACCCTGATGGAGTGTGAGCTGAATCCCCGGATCCCCTACACAGAGCTGTCCCACATCATCAAGAAGCAGAAGGag ATCATCAAGAAGTTGATAGAGCGCAAACAGGCCCAGATCCGCAAGGTCTACCCCGGGCTCAGCTGCTTCAAGGAGGGTGTGAGGCAGATCCCTGTGGAGAGTGTCCCTGGCATCC GAGAGACAGGCTGGAAGCCGTTAGGGAAGGAGAAGGG GAAGGAGCTGAAGGACCCTGACCAGCTCTACACAACCCTCAAAAACCTGCTGGCCCAGATCAAG TCACACCCCAGTGCCTGGCCCTTCATGGAGCCTGTGAAGAAGTCGGAGGCCCCTGACTACTATGAGGTCATCCGCTTCCccattg ACCTGAAGACCATGACGGAGCGGCTGCGCAGCCGCTACTATGTGACCCGGAAGCTCTTTGTGGCTGACCTGCAGCGAGTCATCGCCAACTGCCGCGAGTACAACCCCCCAGACAGCGAGTACTGCCGCTGCGCCAGTGCCCTGGAGAAATTCTTCTACTTCAAGCTCAAGGAGGGGGGGCTCATTGACAAGTAG